One genomic window of Branchiostoma lanceolatum isolate klBraLanc5 chromosome 5, klBraLanc5.hap2, whole genome shotgun sequence includes the following:
- the LOC136435677 gene encoding NOP protein chaperone 1-like isoform X2 produces the protein MHFPDSCPSSLLLQKKSSPRTRGSLETFRPKPSAVLSSVKRFLPQLSAANKQLQMAAPGQLDIQNVEDCEGPVIEMDLALIPTCDNSSSSSSESSSEDEEEEMEAAGFHGDDQSEDRDAATLMGEKNTHHHQKKRRICSWSPWR, from the exons ATGCATTTTCCAGATTCCTGCCCAAGTTCCTTGTTGCTCCAGAAGAAGTCTTCTCCAAGAACTCGAGGCTCCTTGGAGACGTTCAGACCTAAGCCATCGGCAG TACTGAGCAGTGTGAAGAGGTTCCTCCCGCAGCTGTCAGCTGCTAACAAACAGCTGCAGATGGCCGCACCTGGACAGCTGGACATACAGAATGTGGAGGACTGTGAGGGTCCTGTCATAGAGATG GACCTGGCACTGATCCCCACATGTGacaactcatcatcatcatcatcagaatcATCCTCagaagatgaagaggaggagATGGAGGCAGCTGGTTTCCATGGAGATGACCAATCAGAGGACAGGGATGCAGCAACACTGATGGGGGAG AAAaacactcatcatcatcagaagaagaggaggatATGCAGCTGGTCTCCATGGAGATGA
- the LOC136435677 gene encoding NOP protein chaperone 1-like isoform X1 → MHFPDSCPSSLLLQKKSSPRTRGSLETFRPKPSAVLSSVKRFLPQLSAANKQLQMAAPGQLDIQNVEDCEGPVIEMDLALIPTCDNSSSSSSESSSEDEEEEMEAAGFHGDDQSEDRDAATLMGELLIGSKQHGLIIEKHSSSSEEEEDMQLVSMEMTNQTTGMQQH, encoded by the exons ATGCATTTTCCAGATTCCTGCCCAAGTTCCTTGTTGCTCCAGAAGAAGTCTTCTCCAAGAACTCGAGGCTCCTTGGAGACGTTCAGACCTAAGCCATCGGCAG TACTGAGCAGTGTGAAGAGGTTCCTCCCGCAGCTGTCAGCTGCTAACAAACAGCTGCAGATGGCCGCACCTGGACAGCTGGACATACAGAATGTGGAGGACTGTGAGGGTCCTGTCATAGAGATG GACCTGGCACTGATCCCCACATGTGacaactcatcatcatcatcatcagaatcATCCTCagaagatgaagaggaggagATGGAGGCAGCTGGTTTCCATGGAGATGACCAATCAGAGGACAGGGATGCAGCAACACTGATGGGGGAG TTGTTAATAGGTTCAAAACAGCATGGCCTTATCATAGAAAaacactcatcatcatcagaagaagaggaggatATGCAGCTGGTCTCCATGGAGATGACCAATCAGACAACAGGGATGCAGCAACACTGA